A genomic stretch from Telmatocola sphagniphila includes:
- a CDS encoding WD40 repeat domain-containing protein, with the protein MRRVPLLLVALLVFVSLARADKDPRWILKGHTDTINAVAFAPDNKTFATGGSDDTILLWNMESGKTTATLKGHDDSVIGLAFSPDGKTLASASEDKTVKIWDLAASKVLFTLKGHTDSVNSVAFSPDGKWLASGSDDETIIIWDVATGKQNTTLKGHTDAVNSVAFSADGKWLASGSSDDTVRLWDTSNYKSFDPLKKHTDVVNAVRFSADSKWLASGGNDGNIILWDVTSRKDKSTTDSGLGTIYSLAFGSGDKSLAVAGTEKMVKVFKLDPSDDGGTLSNPVSYTGHSDWINELAISSDGKFLLTGSDDETLRVWELPPASSNEKP; encoded by the coding sequence ATGCGTCGGGTACCTCTCTTGCTTGTGGCTCTTCTGGTGTTCGTCTCTCTTGCCCGGGCTGATAAAGACCCGCGCTGGATTCTGAAAGGCCACACCGACACCATTAATGCCGTGGCTTTCGCTCCCGACAACAAAACCTTTGCCACCGGCGGATCGGACGACACCATCCTGCTCTGGAATATGGAAAGCGGTAAAACCACCGCCACCCTAAAAGGTCACGACGATTCGGTGATCGGCCTCGCTTTCAGCCCCGATGGGAAAACTCTCGCCAGCGCTTCGGAAGACAAAACCGTCAAGATCTGGGATTTGGCCGCTTCCAAAGTTCTCTTCACGCTTAAAGGTCATACCGATTCCGTGAACAGCGTGGCTTTCAGCCCCGATGGCAAATGGCTTGCCAGCGGCTCCGATGACGAAACGATCATCATCTGGGACGTGGCTACCGGCAAGCAGAACACGACTTTGAAAGGCCATACCGATGCGGTGAATAGTGTCGCCTTCAGTGCCGATGGCAAATGGCTCGCCAGCGGCAGTTCCGACGACACCGTTCGACTTTGGGATACGAGTAATTACAAATCCTTCGATCCGCTGAAAAAGCATACAGATGTCGTGAACGCGGTGCGGTTCTCCGCCGACAGCAAATGGCTGGCCAGTGGCGGCAACGATGGCAATATCATCCTCTGGGATGTCACCAGCCGCAAAGACAAATCGACCACGGACAGTGGACTGGGCACCATTTACAGCCTGGCTTTTGGTAGCGGCGACAAGAGCCTGGCGGTCGCCGGGACCGAAAAGATGGTGAAAGTATTCAAGCTCGATCCATCCGACGACGGCGGTACTCTTTCTAACCCCGTATCGTACACCGGCCATAGCGATTGGATCAACGAACTGGCGATTTCTTCGGACGGGAAATTCCTGCTGACCGGTAGCGACGATGAGACCCTGCGAGTCTGGGAACTCCCCCCAGCTTCCTCCAATGAAAAGCCCTGA